A genome region from Lytechinus pictus isolate F3 Inbred chromosome 16, Lp3.0, whole genome shotgun sequence includes the following:
- the LOC129279694 gene encoding uncharacterized protein LOC129279694, translated as MADNDEEHQHMRIFLWHVPRTISTALTKCLSFIDGMEVWFECFTYCHMAKEQYILFTGEDLPMEYEGNEETMKQAASTLGSVVGGKVEADRIMYGNIKTKMESSTSKYQLVKEGVVSLSDDKVWQYLPKGFKHVFLIRDPHTVFSSYRKALYNHLVSVGLRKGDAADEREFDLKKDDILVRNSNEYFSMMHSIWKSVRDSTDPDPIVINTDDLLANPVEVLQKFCHLTGLPYSDSLLHWDSAPDITKTWKVASDDTVEKAVHLYGTAVTSSQFLPPKPPISKDRLSPDALQFAKDSMHFFEEMNKFKI; from the exons ATGGCGGACAATGATGAGGAACATCAACATATGCGAATTTTCCTGTGGCATGTTCCACGAACGATCTCCACCGCCCTTACCAAATGTCTCAGTTTTATTGACGGCATGGAGGTTTGGTTTGAATGTTTTACATACTGCCATATGGCAAAGGAACAATATATTCTATTTACTGGTGAAGATTTACCAATGGAGTATGAAGGAAATGAAGAGACGATGAAACAAGCAGCATCGACCTTGGGTAGTGTTGTGGGTGGAAAAGTAGAGGCCGACAGAATCAT GTATGGCAATATCAAGACGAAGATGGAGTCGTCTACCAGCAAGTACCAGCTGGTAAAAGAGGGGGTCGTGAGTTTGTCAGATGATAAAGTCTGGCAATATCTACCAAAGGGCTTTAAACATGTCTTTCTCATCAGGGATCCACACACAGTTTTCAGTTCCTACAGAAAAGCACTATACAATCATCTTGTCAGCGTAGGTCTTCGGAAAGGTGACGCTGCTGACGAGAGGGAATTCGACCTGAAGAAAGATGACATATTGGTGAGGAATTCTAACGAGTACTTTTCTATGATGCACTCTATCTGGAAATCCGTTCGTGACAGCACTGATCCTGACCCAATTGTCATCAACACTGATGATCTGTTGGCCAACCCCGTTGAGGTGCTTCAGAAGTTCTGCCATCTGACCGGTCTTCCCTATAGTGATTCACTACTTCATTGGGATTCCGCTCCGGACATCACCAAGACCTGGAAAGTTGCCAGCGATGACACTGTAGAAAAAGCGGTTCACTTGTACGGAACAGCAGTAACCTCGAGCCAGTTTCTACCACCTAAACCTCCTATAAGCAAGGACAGATTGTCGCCAGATGCCTTGCAGTTTGCAAAGGATTCAATGCACTTCTTCGAGGAAATGaacaaattcaaaatataa
- the LOC129279111 gene encoding uncharacterized protein LOC129279111 — protein MADSEQTPVKIIAWVLPRTISTALCKCLSGVEGIEIWFERFTRAYSVKNDYENRTGDKMPLEYEGNEEKVREATKLFGRLSGTDLVPERVVYDYVKKDIERSTSKYIFAKEGYLAFEDKATRPYLPSGFKHVFFIRDPYRLYTSYRIAMYKHLTNVGIRTGDPDDEEAFDIEYDDPIAKANNFYSGALEFLKYVRDNLDPDPIVINTNDLLANPAKVLKKFCHLTGLPYSDSLLHWDASPDITKTWKTASDDIIKLSVAFFETAVFSDGFLPLKPTVPVEKMPRDVIRLSKQAMPYYEELNKMKI, from the exons ATGGCCGATTCCGAACAAACCCCGGTTAAAATAATCGCTTGGGTCTTGCCAAGAACCATCTCGACGGCTCTATGCAAGTGTCTGAGTGGCGTTGAAGGAATAGAAATATGGTTTGAACGGTTTACACGAGCGTACAGTGTGAAGAATGATTACGAGAATCGGACGGGTGATAAAATGCCCCTGGAATATGAAGGTAATGAAGAGAAAGTACGGGAAGCTACCAAGTTGTTTGGGCGTCTCAGTGGAACTGACTTAGTCCCAGAACGAGTGGT ATACGATTACGTGAAGAAGGACATTGAACGGTCCACTAGCAAGTATATATTTGCCAAAGAAGGGTATCTCGCTTTTGAAGACAAGGCAACTCGACCATACCTACCATCCGGATTCAAACACGTGTTCTTCATTCGGGATCCTTATAGATTGTATACTTCCTACAGAATAGCCATGTACAAACACCTCACAAACGTTGGTATCCGAACGGGTGATCCGGACGACGAAGAGGCATTCGACATTGAATACGATGACCCAATCGCGAAGGCAAACAATTTTTACAGCGGAGCCTTAGAATTCTTGAAATACGTTCGAGACAACCTGGACCCCGACCCAATTGTCATCAACACAAACGATCTATTGGCCAACCCTGCGAAGGTACTGAAGAAGTTCTGTCACCTGACCGGTCTTCCCTACAGTGATTCACTACTTCATTGGGATGCCTCTCCGGACATCACCAAGACCTGGAAGACAGCGAGCGACGACATCATCAAGTTGTCCGTTGCCTTCTTTGAAACGGCAGTCTTCTCAGACGGGTTTCTCCCGCTAAAGCCAACCGTCCCAGTAGAAAAGATGCCACGAGATGTTATCCGACTATCCAAGCAAGCTATGCCCTATTACGAAGAACtgaataagatgaaaatatga
- the LOC135156963 gene encoding uncharacterized protein LOC135156963, translated as MADSEEAPVKIIAWVLPRTISTALCKCLSGVEGIEIWFERFTRAHFMKNEYESQTGNKMPLEYEGSEEQVREAAKLFGRLIGTDVVPQKAVYGDVKKNIERSTSKYIFAKEGYLAFEDKATRPYLPSGFKHVFFIRDPYRLYTSYRIAMYKHLTNVGIRTGDPDDEEAFDMEYDDPMAKANNFYSGTLEFLKYIRDNLDPNPIVINTNDLLANPAKVLKKFCHLTGLPYSDSLLHWDASPDITKTWKTASDDIIKLSNAFFETAVFSDGFLPLKPTVQVEKMPRDVIRLSKQAMPYYEELNKMKI; from the exons ATGGCCGATTCTGAAGAAGCCCCGGTTAAAATAATCGCTTGGGTCTTGCCAAGAACCATCTCCACGGCTCTATGCAAGTGTCTGAGTGGCGTTGAAGGAATCGAGATTTGGTTTGAACGGTTTACACGAGCGCACTTTATGAAGAATGAGTATGAGAGTCAGACTGGCAATAAAATGCCCCTGGAATATGAGGGCAGTGAAGAGCAGGTACGGGAGGCTGCCAAGTTGTTTGGACGTCTCATTGGTACTGACGTAGTCCCCCAAAAAGCGGT ATACGGAGACGTAAAGAAGAACATTGAACGATCCACTAGCAAGTATATATTTGCCAAAGAAGGGTATCTCGCTTTTGAAGACAAGGCAACTCGACCATACCTACCATCCGGATTCAAACACGTGTTCTTCATTCGGGATCCTTACAGATTGTACACTTCCTACAGAATAGCCATGTACAAACATCTCACAAACGTTGGTATCCGGACGGGGGATCCCGACGACGAGGAGGCCTTCGACATGGAATACGATGACCCAATGGCGAAGGCAAACAATTTTTACAGCGGAACCTTAGAATTCTTGAAATACATTCGTGACAACCTGGACCCCAACCCAATTGTCATCAACACAAACGATCTGTTGGCCAACCCTGCGAAGGTGCTGAAGAAGTTCTGTCACCTGACCGGTCTTCCCTACAGTGATTCACTACTTCATTGGGATGCCTCTCCGGACATCACCAAGACCTGGAAGACAGCGAGCGACGACATCATCAAGTTGTCCAATGCATTTTTTGAAACGGCAGTCTTCTCAGACGGGTTCCTCCCGCTAAAACCAACGGTTCAAGTAGAAAAGATGCCACGGGATGTTATCAGACTATCCAAGCAAGCTATGCCCTATTACGAAGAACTGAacaagatgaaaatatga